In the Xanthobacteraceae bacterium genome, CTTCGGCATGACCGAGTTGCGTCCCGGCCAGGTCGTGCTGGTGCGCTTTGGCGACGGACCAAAGGGCCTTATGGCCGCCGAAGTCCGGCCCGATATGGGAAGCGGCCTCAACTCCCACTGACGGGACATCCGATGCGTATTCTGCGTTCGTCAGGGGCGGCCCGCGTTGCCGCCCTTTTGCTTTTTGCAGTCTTTGTCTTCCTGCCGACGCAAAGCGGTCGCGCGCAACAAGCGCAGCCGAAGCCGGAAACCTTTGAGAAGCTGGAAATCGCAACCAAGTCCGGCGTGCATGTTTTCGACATCGAGTTCGCGGATACGGACTACAAGCGCCGCGTCGGCCTGATGTTCCGCAAAGAGCTGCCGCAGGGGCAGGGCATGCTGTTCGACTTCGACCGCGAGCGCGGCGTCGCGATGTGGATGCAGAATACCTACGTGTCGCTCGATATGATCTTCATCCGCGCTGACGGCACCATCGCGAATATCGCCCAGTTCACGACACCGTTGTCCGAGGCGACCATCCTTTCCGACGGGCCGGTGAAGGGCGTGCTGGAGGTGGTAGCGGGGACTGCGCTCCGCCTCGGTATCGCGCCGGGGGACAAGGTCTCGCACCGGATTTTCGATAAGAAATAGCGGGTAGAATGGCTGCCTTGCCGGGGCCGGGCTGCTCCTGTAAGCCCTCGGCGAAACGGGGCGTAGCGCAGCCTGGTAGCGCATCTGCTTTGGGAGCAGAGGGTCGTGTGTTCGAATCACA is a window encoding:
- a CDS encoding DUF192 domain-containing protein is translated as MRILRSSGAARVAALLLFAVFVFLPTQSGRAQQAQPKPETFEKLEIATKSGVHVFDIEFADTDYKRRVGLMFRKELPQGQGMLFDFDRERGVAMWMQNTYVSLDMIFIRADGTIANIAQFTTPLSEATILSDGPVKGVLEVVAGTALRLGIAPGDKVSHRIFDKK